The Tubulanus polymorphus chromosome 1, tnTubPoly1.2, whole genome shotgun sequence genome contains a region encoding:
- the LOC141914485 gene encoding protein-cysteine N-palmitoyltransferase HHAT-like, with protein sequence MNSKALPRVELLLYSVIWVSCSGYAFYTVLIYSLNFQNLNPYDFRDGWSLIGRKQDISCFEWSAWHEWIKQTWQYYTCHVIISTIIRWKCPMFQQWFYIFFGLFVLTTVLGTKLAGLILLHCIISNVASMTHMRTIIWLVNLGFLSILNIGQTSDILRKFCGDLITQDTKFQWLVSVYTMTNLKCISFGLDRHTTSMLEEKAKTDKGKENIKVSNEKYNFIALLTYTLYLPMMNSGPLLTYDRFYDEVSKPPRKWTKLKVVNVLKLAGRLIFWYLFIEVLLHFMYFSAIHFSEERLRTMSLWTLSGIAYSQGQFFMLIYVVMYGLVHLLAKIDDIDTYTGPICISRVYKYSDMWKYFDRGLYEFLKRHIYIPCGGSRHGLLRRYFGTLLNFSFIFIFHGIQEHIFIWTAMNFIVLSIEFTMSALSRTMFVESMKKRMSEQMLRRVASLMYIPLLAMSVLAIFSYLSGSKVFFLISDRLLSEGAPVSLIIAGIAMYSLIQICVTIELSEKSKDKQL encoded by the exons ATGAACAGTAAAGCATTGCCACGTGTTGAGTTACTGCTGTACTCAGTGATATGGGTTTCATGTAGTGGTTATGCGTTTTATACTGTTCTGATATATTCATTAA attttcaaaatctcaATCCCTATGACTTCCGAGATGGGTGGTCACTAATTGGACGAAAGCAG GACATTTCTTGTTTCGAATGGAGTGCATGGCATGAGTGGATTAAACAGACCTGGCAATATTATACATGTCATGTGATTATTTCTACCATAATTCGCTGGAAATGCCCTATG TTTCAGCAGTGGTTTTATATATTCTTCGGGCTTTTTGTACTGACAACAGTGCTTGGAACAAAGTTAGCTGGATTAATACTGCTGCATTGTATCATATCCAACGTTGCTTCAATGACTCACATGCGCACAATAATCTGGCTGGTGAACCTAGGATTCCTTTCGATTCTGAATATTGGTCAGACATCAGATATTTTG AGAAAATTTTGTGGTGATTTGATTACCCAAGACACAAAATTCCAATGGCTGGTGTCAGTTTACACAATGACGAATCTAAAATGCATTAGTTTTGGATTAGATCGTCACACAACAAGTATGCTTGAAGAGAAGGCTAAAACGGACaaaggaaaagaaaatatcaaagtttcaaatgaaaaatataacttCATAGCCTTGCTAACATACACTTTGTATTTACCAATGATGAATAGTGGCCCACTATTGACCTATGACAGATTTTATGATGAG GTTTCAAAGCCACCTAGAAAATGGACTAAATTAAAAGTGGTCAATGTTTTGAAGCTAGCTGGGCGTCTCATATTTTGGTATCTATTCATTGAAGTTCTGCTACACTTCATGTACTTCAGTGCAATACATTTCTCTGAAGAAAGACTAAGGACGATGTCTCTTTGGACTTTATCTGGAATAGCATATAGTCAAGGACAGTTTTTTATGTTGATCTATGTAGTTATGTATGGTCTTGTGCATTTGCTTGCAAAAATAGATGATATTGATACATATACGGGACCAATATGTATTTCAAGAGTTTACAAGTATTCAGACATGTGGAA ATACTTTGATAGAGGGCTTTATGAATTTCTTAAGAG ACACATCTATATTCCATGTGGTGGATCTCGCCACGGTTTACTGAGAAGATACTTTGGTACATTATTAAACTTCAgctttatattcatatttcatggaATTCAAGAGCACATTTTCATTTGGACAGCAATGAATTTTATTGTTCTGTCAATTGAGTTCACAATGTCAGCTTTATCACGTACAATGTTTGTAGAAAGTATGAAG AAACGAATGTCAGAACAAATGCTAAGAAGAGTCGCCAGCCTAATGTATATACCCTTACTTGCTATGTCCGTGTTAGCAATATTCTCATATTTGAGTGGAAGCAAAGTTTTTTTCTTGATCTCTGATCGACTTTTGTCCGAAG GTGCTCCCGTATCGCTCATTATTGCTGGTATTGCTATGTACTCGTTGATACAGATATGCGTGACAATCGAACTTTCCGAAAAATCAAAAGACAAACAgctttaa